The Raphanus sativus cultivar WK10039 chromosome 2, ASM80110v3, whole genome shotgun sequence genome includes a region encoding these proteins:
- the LOC108843122 gene encoding glutamate--cysteine ligase, chloroplastic, whose amino-acid sequence MALLSQAGGGAYTVPSGHVSSSRTRTKAVSGCVRNLRMKDSSSYSSSRTLSTNSMVNNNRSKRGHQLIVAASPPTEEAVVATEPLTREDLIAYLASGCKPKDKWRIGTEHEKFGFEVNTLRPMKYDQIAELLNSIAERFEWEKVMEGDKIIGLKQGKQSISLEPGGQFELSGAPLETLHQTCAEVNSHLYQVKAVAEEMGIGFLGMGFQPKWRREDIPIMPKGRYDIMRNYMPKVGSLGLDMMLRTCTVQVNLDFSSEADMIRKFRVGLALQPIATALFANSPFTEGKPNGFLSMRSHIWTDTDKDRTGMLPFVFDDSFGFEQYVDYALDVPMYFAYRNNKYVDCTGMTFRQFLAGKLPCLPGELPNYNDWENHLTTIFPEVRLKRYMEMRGADGGPWRRLCALPAFWVGLLYDEDVLQAALDLTADWTPAERDMLRNKVPVTGLKTPFRDGLLKHVAEDVLKLAKDGLERRGYKEVGFLNAVDEVVRTGVTPAENLLEMYNGEWGQSVDPVFQELLY is encoded by the exons ATGGCGTTATTGTCTCAGGCAGGAGGAGGAGCATACACTGTCCCTTCTGGACACGTAAGCTCCTCCAGGACCAGGACTAAAGCAGTTTCTGGTTGTGTAAGAAACTTGAGGATGAAAGACAGCTCCTCCTACTCCTCCTCTAGGACTCTGTCTACCAATTCAATGGTTAATAATAATAGGAGCAAGAGAGGGCATCAGTTGATTGTTGCGGCGAGTCCTCCAACAGAGGAAGCTGTGGTCGCCACTGAGCCGCTTACGAGAGAGGATCTCATTGCTTATCTCGCCTCTGGTTGCAAACCTAAGGACAAGTGGAg GATTGGTACAGAACATGAGAAGTTTGGTTTTGAGGTTAATACTTTACGCCCTATGAAGTATGATCAGATAGCCGAGCTGCTTAACAGTATCGCTGAAAGATTTGAATGGGAGAAAGTCATGGAAGGTGACAAGATCATTGGTCTCAAGCAG GGGAAACAAAGCATTTCACTTGAGCCTGGGGGTCAATTTGAGCTTAGTGGCGCACCTCTTGAGACTTTGCACCAAACCTGTGCTGAAGTCAACTCACACCTTTATCAG GTGAAAGCTGTCGCTGAGGAAATGGGAATTGGTTTCCTAGGAATGGGTTTCCAGCCTAAGTGGCGTCGTGAGGACATTCCCATCATGCCTAAG GGGAGATACGACATTATGAGAAACTACATGCCGAAAGTTGGTTCACTTGGACTTGATATGATGCTTCGAACGTGTACTGTTCAG GTTAATCTGGATTTTAGCTCAGAAGCTGATATGATCAGGAAGTTTCGTGTTGGTCTTGCCTTGCAACCT ATAGCAACTGCTCTATTTGCAAATTCCCCTTTCACCGAAGGAAAGCCAAACGGGTTCCTCAGCATGAGAAG CCATATATGGACAGACACTGACAAGGACCGCACAGGAATGCTACCGTTTGTCTTTGATGACTCTTTTGG GTTTGAGCAGTATGTTGACTACGCACTGGATGTTCCTATGTACTTTGCCTACCGAAACAACAAATACGTGGATTGTACTGGAATGACATTTCGG CAATTTTTAGCTGGAAAGCTTCCTTGTCTCCCGGGTGAACTGCCTAATTATAATGATTGGGAAAATCATCTGACAACAATATTCCCTGAG GTTCGGTTGAAGAGATACATGGAGATGAGAGGCGCTGATGGAGGTCCCTGGAGGAGGTTGTGCGCCCTTCCAGCTTTCTGG GTGGGTTTGTTATATGATGAGGACGTTCTCCAAGCTGCCTTGGATCTGACAGCTGACTGGACTCCAGCAGAAAGAGATATGCTAAGGAACAAA GTTCCAGTAACTGGTTTAAAGACACCATTTAGAGATGGTTTGTTGAAACATGTAGCTGAAGATGTTCTGAAACTCGCAAAG GATGGTCTAGAGCGTAGGGGCTACAAGGAAGTTGGTTTCTTAAACGCTGTGGATGAAGTGGTCAGAACAG GAGTTACGCCGGCGGAGAATCTCTTGGAAATGTACAATGGGGAATGGGGACAAAGCGTAGATCCTGTGTTCCAGGAACTCCTGTACTAA